GCGATGCCCAGCCCGAGCAGGATCCCCAGCACGCCGCCGGCGAGGGAGAGCGCCAGGGCCTCGGTCACGAACTGCGCGAGGATGTCGCGCGGGCGCGCGCCCACCGCCATGCGCACGCCGATCTCGCGCGTCCGCTCGGTCACGCTCACCAGCATGATGTTCATGATGCCGATGC
This genomic interval from Deltaproteobacteria bacterium contains the following:
- a CDS encoding FtsX-like permease family protein, giving the protein IGIMNIMLVSVTERTREIGVRMAVGARPRDILAQFVTEALALSLAGGVLGILLGLGIAKLLALQFHWPTIVRPDIVALSVGFSALVGLVFGLYPAQKAARLDPIDALRFE